A window from Bacteroidota bacterium encodes these proteins:
- a CDS encoding DUF4981 domain-containing protein has translation MITRLYILLIVLYSPFTIDHSLAQLVDKTPAAVPVAPSIYNREPYEDPQISGINRDPSRTTAYSFASINDALKGDRVKSGRYISLNGNWDFSFALKPGDEPKDFYKSRVSGWKKIPVPSNWEMQGYDKPIYKSAVYPFRPANPPYVPKDYNGVGCYQRTFSVPADWKDKNISLHFGGVSSAYKVWLNGKFVGYAEDSFLPSEFNITPYLQEGENVLSVWVIRWSDGSFLEDQDQWRLSGIHREVYLHAEPKLRIADFFYQTKLDKNYKDALLSIRPRIENLTGHEMLGYVLKAQLYDESDRPVLNQSLEKKVDDIINEIHPRLDRVKFGLLETNISNPKKWSTEEPNLYKLVLSLEDSVGNLLEVKTCKLGFRSIEFRKSDSKLLINGKLTYLYGVNRPDHHPTKGKALSREDILQDIKTIKQFNFNCVRLSHYPSDPYLLDLCDEFGIMVIDEANLETHGLGGKLDHDASWTAAYLERMSRMALRDKNHPSIIMWSLGNEAGSGPNHAAMAGWIKDFDMTRPLHYEPAMGSPKEEGYIDPSDPRYLKSNDHSHRIQNPLDQYYVDVISRMYPSDYTAPLLVNQKNGDTRPIFFCEYAHAMGNSAGNIKEFWDQWRTTPRIIGGCIWEFKDQGLLKKDSAGVEYYAYGGDFGEKYFDNFTIKGVVNADGKPKGAMYECKRVFQPIQCEWADSGKGLVQIINRSEIRNVNKYWAILEVLEDGKKIVNTIIGAIDVAPAGEKIVDISSWLPKMKPDAEYHAKLSFVLLNKEPWAERGFEIASNQLKIANYYTPTSQNFTAPTTFKENDSNIQLTGKNFTINFSKTNGALTSYIQNGQEQLKTPLLPHFTRPQTDNDKRGWKTHRVLKQWYESKPNLVNISTGKCDGHHGSGILVQSIYSLIHDSAKVTVSYEVYGNGTIKINYDLETKQGLPNIPRVGVQMGIERTYDNIEWFGRGPFENYIDKRYGADAGIYNLPIKDFMENYVVPQENGNRTDVRWMYLSDPKTKDGLLIVTDSLLSMSAWPYTEENIQNAKHTNKLKDAGYITLNIDLIQMGVGGNDSWSDVAAPLEQYQIKAKPYQYSFYIVPFNSKTKEAGARAREIKY, from the coding sequence ATGATCACAAGACTTTACATATTACTGATTGTTCTCTATTCACCATTCACCATTGACCATTCACTGGCTCAGTTAGTAGATAAAACTCCTGCAGCAGTTCCTGTTGCTCCATCCATTTACAACCGTGAGCCATACGAAGACCCGCAGATAAGCGGCATCAACCGTGATCCATCAAGAACAACAGCATATTCATTTGCTTCTATTAATGATGCATTGAAAGGTGACCGGGTAAAAAGCGGAAGATATATATCATTAAATGGGAATTGGGATTTTTCATTTGCACTTAAACCCGGTGATGAACCAAAGGATTTTTATAAAAGCAGGGTAAGTGGCTGGAAGAAAATTCCTGTCCCATCTAACTGGGAAATGCAAGGATACGATAAGCCGATCTATAAAAGTGCAGTATATCCTTTCCGCCCCGCGAATCCTCCTTATGTCCCGAAAGATTATAATGGAGTAGGTTGTTATCAAAGAACATTCAGTGTCCCCGCTGACTGGAAGGATAAAAACATCAGTTTACATTTTGGCGGAGTAAGTTCTGCTTATAAAGTCTGGCTCAATGGGAAATTTGTTGGCTATGCGGAAGATAGTTTTCTGCCAAGCGAATTTAATATCACACCTTATTTGCAAGAGGGAGAAAATGTTTTATCAGTTTGGGTGATCAGGTGGAGCGATGGGAGTTTTTTAGAAGACCAGGACCAGTGGCGCCTCAGCGGTATTCATCGTGAAGTGTATTTGCATGCAGAACCTAAACTGCGTATTGCAGATTTCTTTTATCAAACCAAACTTGATAAAAATTATAAAGATGCATTGCTGAGTATTCGTCCACGAATTGAAAACTTAACGGGACATGAAATGCTAGGCTATGTTTTGAAAGCGCAGCTATATGACGAATCAGATAGGCCAGTACTGAATCAATCATTAGAAAAAAAAGTGGATGATATCATCAATGAAATTCATCCGAGACTGGACAGGGTAAAGTTTGGTTTACTTGAAACAAACATTTCTAATCCAAAGAAATGGAGTACTGAAGAACCCAACTTGTATAAGCTGGTATTAAGTTTAGAAGACAGCGTCGGTAATTTACTCGAAGTAAAAACCTGTAAGCTAGGTTTTCGTTCCATTGAATTCAGAAAATCAGATAGCAAGCTTTTAATTAATGGCAAGCTGACTTATTTATATGGAGTCAATCGCCCAGACCATCATCCAACAAAAGGAAAAGCATTATCAAGAGAAGATATTTTGCAGGATATAAAAACAATTAAGCAATTCAATTTTAATTGTGTCCGTCTTTCCCACTATCCCAGCGACCCGTATTTATTGGATTTATGTGATGAGTTTGGAATTATGGTGATTGATGAAGCTAACCTGGAAACACATGGTTTGGGTGGCAAACTCGATCATGATGCAAGTTGGACTGCAGCATATCTTGAAAGAATGAGCCGAATGGCGTTGCGGGATAAAAATCATCCATCAATTATCATGTGGAGTTTGGGCAATGAAGCAGGAAGTGGGCCTAATCATGCAGCAATGGCAGGATGGATAAAAGACTTTGATATGACAAGACCTTTGCATTATGAACCAGCAATGGGAAGTCCAAAAGAAGAAGGTTATATCGATCCATCCGATCCTCGCTATTTAAAATCAAATGATCATTCACACCGTATCCAAAATCCGCTTGATCAATATTATGTGGATGTGATAAGCCGTATGTACCCTTCGGATTATACAGCACCATTATTAGTGAATCAAAAAAATGGAGACACAAGACCTATTTTCTTTTGTGAATATGCACATGCAATGGGGAACAGTGCAGGTAATATCAAAGAGTTTTGGGATCAATGGAGAACAACACCAAGAATAATCGGTGGTTGTATCTGGGAATTCAAAGACCAGGGATTATTGAAAAAGGATTCAGCCGGTGTTGAATACTATGCATATGGGGGTGATTTCGGAGAAAAATATTTTGACAATTTCACTATCAAAGGAGTTGTAAATGCTGATGGAAAACCCAAAGGAGCGATGTATGAATGCAAGAGAGTATTTCAACCGATACAATGTGAATGGGCTGATTCAGGAAAAGGGCTGGTGCAGATCATTAATCGCAGTGAAATAAGAAATGTAAATAAATATTGGGCTATACTGGAAGTATTAGAAGATGGGAAAAAGATCGTGAATACTATTATAGGCGCAATAGATGTAGCTCCGGCAGGAGAAAAAATAGTTGATATATCATCATGGTTGCCAAAAATGAAACCGGATGCTGAATATCATGCAAAATTGAGTTTTGTACTGTTGAATAAAGAGCCCTGGGCAGAAAGAGGATTTGAGATTGCCAGTAATCAATTGAAAATTGCAAATTATTACACACCAACGTCACAAAATTTTACAGCACCAACAACTTTCAAAGAAAATGATTCCAATATTCAATTGACCGGAAAAAACTTCACAATAAATTTTAGTAAAACGAATGGAGCATTGACTTCTTATATACAAAACGGTCAAGAACAGTTGAAGACTCCTCTGTTGCCACATTTTACCCGTCCTCAAACAGATAACGATAAACGTGGCTGGAAAACACATCGGGTATTAAAGCAATGGTATGAGTCTAAACCAAACCTGGTAAATATCAGTACAGGAAAATGTGATGGACATCATGGAAGCGGCATTCTTGTTCAAAGTATTTATTCACTTATACATGATAGCGCAAAAGTTACTGTCAGTTATGAAGTTTATGGCAATGGGACTATTAAAATAAATTATGATTTAGAAACAAAACAGGGGTTGCCAAATATTCCGAGAGTAGGTGTGCAAATGGGAATTGAAAGAACGTATGATAATATTGAATGGTTTGGGCGGGGTCCATTTGAAAATTATATTGACAAACGTTATGGCGCTGATGCAGGTATTTATAATTTACCCATCAAAGATTTTATGGAAAACTATGTAGTGCCACAAGAAAATGGAAATAGAACCGATGTAAGGTGGATGTATTTAAGTGATCCCAAAACAAAAGATGGATTACTGATCGTTACAGACAGTTTATTAAGTATGAGTGCATGGCCTTATACCGAAGAGAATATTCAGAATGCAAAACATACCAACAAATTAAAAGATGCCGGTTATATAACTTTGAATATTGACTTAATTCAAATGGGTGTTGGCGGTAATGATAGCTGGAGTGATGTGGCAGCTCCGCTTGAACAATATCAAATTAAGGCTAAACCTTATCAATATAGTTTTTATATTGTTCCTTTTAATTCAAAAACAAAAGAAGCGGGGGCAAGGGCTAGAGAGATCAAATACTAA
- a CDS encoding glycosyl hydrolase family 88, with translation MKYFIFLAFAITCCNNSFAQIDYAKQMAATIMIQYKDSMVVKKYASHLEQDKLPEGNRPANWNYEIGVVLMGFERLGKMTGDKTYMDYTKHIVDHFINADGSIRTYVMDEYNSDFIPPGRQLLHLHEITKEEKYKKAAEILRNQISWQPRNKVGGFWHKLKYPTQMWLDGLYMIEPFYAEYGVVNKQSKDFNDIINQFVWMEKYSRDAKTGLLYHGWDESKLQRWANPQTGLSPEFWSRSMGWYMMALVDVLDFIPTNHPRRNELINILTRLSTALIKFQDTKSGVWWQVTDKAYKEKNYLESSGTAMFVFALAKAVRLKYIPQSFNSALQKAYNGMIKEFVTKDADGKYHYIQAVAGAGLGGIPYRDGTYEYYVNEPRRDDDLKAIGPFMQACIEMELLKKK, from the coding sequence ATGAAATATTTTATTTTCCTCGCATTTGCAATTACCTGCTGTAATAATTCTTTTGCACAGATTGATTACGCAAAACAAATGGCTGCTACCATTATGATCCAGTACAAAGATTCAATGGTGGTTAAAAAATATGCAAGTCATTTAGAGCAAGATAAATTGCCGGAAGGCAACAGACCTGCAAATTGGAATTATGAAATTGGGGTTGTACTGATGGGTTTTGAACGTCTTGGTAAAATGACTGGTGACAAAACCTATATGGATTACACCAAACATATCGTTGACCATTTTATAAATGCTGACGGATCTATCAGAACTTATGTGATGGATGAGTATAACAGTGATTTTATTCCACCGGGTCGTCAATTGCTGCACCTGCATGAAATAACAAAAGAAGAAAAATATAAAAAGGCTGCTGAGATCCTACGTAATCAAATTTCATGGCAACCGAGAAACAAGGTTGGCGGTTTTTGGCATAAATTAAAATATCCAACGCAAATGTGGCTCGATGGTTTATACATGATAGAGCCATTTTATGCAGAGTATGGTGTTGTAAATAAACAATCAAAAGATTTCAATGATATTATCAACCAGTTTGTTTGGATGGAAAAATATAGCCGTGATGCAAAAACAGGTTTGCTCTATCATGGTTGGGATGAAAGTAAACTGCAACGATGGGCAAATCCGCAAACAGGTTTATCACCCGAGTTCTGGAGCCGCAGTATGGGTTGGTATATGATGGCGTTGGTGGATGTGCTGGATTTTATTCCAACCAATCATCCACGCAGGAATGAGTTAATTAATATTCTCACTCGCTTGTCAACGGCGTTGATAAAATTTCAGGATACAAAATCAGGAGTATGGTGGCAAGTAACTGATAAAGCTTATAAAGAAAAAAATTATCTCGAGTCATCAGGTACTGCCATGTTTGTATTTGCATTGGCAAAAGCAGTGCGGTTAAAATATATTCCGCAGTCATTTAATTCTGCTTTGCAAAAAGCATATAATGGAATGATAAAAGAATTTGTAACCAAAGATGCCGACGGCAAGTATCATTATATACAGGCGGTAGCTGGTGCGGGGCTTGGCGGCATACCATATCGTGATGGCACTTATGAATATTATGTAAATGAACCCAGACGGGATGATGATTTAAAAGCGATCGGACCTTTTATGCAGGCATGTATTGAAATGGAGTTGTTGAAGAAGAAGTAA
- a CDS encoding bile acid:sodium symporter family protein, translating to MKNLSKISLWICGLALAIMLIGIFINESSLYKPFALVAAISLAIGLGAVPSFKGYQYTAWIISAVVAGMIFPEAFKNWGGVNLRDKTLILVIIQLVMFGMGTHMSLKDFSGLASTGKGVMVGLFCHFSIMPLMGLLLTKAFSFEPEIAAGIILIGSCSSGLASNVMVYLAKANLVLSVIVTAMATMVAPFLTPLLMKTLAGTLIEVKFVDMMIEIVKIVLVPIGAALLHDYLKRATSTQKKTVYIICAVAIAWLFTVILFLQNLSDKALQQSITLSGFFAGAVIVGVLYNFLHRRFPKLDSIMPLISMFGIIYFTTVTTAAGRENLMKVGVLLFIASVIHNAAGYFFGYWLSRFFGMDINSSRTIAFEVGLQNGGMASGIAGSMGKLGTVGLAAAVFSPWMNISGSILANYWRRKPAKDNTTLKLTEA from the coding sequence ATGAAAAATTTAAGTAAGATAAGTTTATGGATATGCGGATTGGCATTAGCGATAATGCTTATTGGTATTTTTATAAACGAATCTTCTTTATACAAACCTTTTGCACTGGTAGCTGCGATAAGTTTGGCAATCGGATTGGGTGCAGTTCCTTCATTCAAAGGGTATCAATACACAGCATGGATAATAAGTGCAGTGGTGGCGGGAATGATCTTTCCCGAGGCATTTAAAAACTGGGGTGGTGTTAATCTGCGTGACAAAACATTAATACTTGTCATTATTCAACTCGTTATGTTCGGTATGGGTACACATATGAGTTTAAAAGATTTCAGTGGGCTTGCATCAACAGGCAAAGGTGTGATGGTAGGATTGTTTTGTCATTTCTCTATTATGCCGCTGATGGGTTTGTTACTCACGAAAGCTTTTTCATTTGAACCCGAGATCGCCGCAGGTATAATCTTAATTGGCAGTTGCAGCAGCGGATTGGCAAGTAATGTAATGGTGTACCTGGCAAAAGCAAACCTGGTGTTATCAGTTATCGTGACAGCAATGGCAACAATGGTAGCACCATTTTTAACACCGCTATTAATGAAAACATTAGCAGGTACTTTAATAGAAGTAAAGTTTGTAGATATGATGATTGAGATCGTAAAAATTGTATTGGTGCCAATCGGCGCTGCTTTATTACACGATTACCTGAAAAGAGCAACATCAACTCAAAAAAAAACAGTATATATAATATGTGCAGTAGCAATCGCCTGGTTATTCACCGTAATTTTATTTTTACAAAACCTTTCTGACAAAGCATTACAGCAATCAATAACTCTCTCTGGTTTTTTCGCAGGCGCAGTAATTGTTGGTGTGTTGTATAATTTTTTGCATCGCCGCTTTCCAAAATTGGATAGCATTATGCCGCTCATTTCAATGTTTGGTATAATTTATTTTACAACTGTTACAACTGCTGCGGGCCGTGAAAACCTGATGAAGGTTGGCGTATTATTATTTATTGCATCTGTTATTCATAATGCAGCAGGATATTTTTTTGGTTACTGGCTCAGTCGTTTTTTTGGAATGGATATTAACTCGAGCCGTACAATTGCTTTTGAAGTTGGATTGCAGAATGGCGGTATGGCGTCGGGCATTGCGGGCAGTATGGGCAAACTAGGCACGGTTGGTTTGGCGGCCGCGGTTTTTAGTCCGTGGATGAATATCAGTGGAAGTATTTTGGCGAATTACTGGAGACGAAAACCAGCGAAGGATAACACAACATTAAAACTTACCGAAGCATGA
- a CDS encoding aspartate/glutamate racemase family protein, which yields MPQKTLGLVHTSATLVPVFAELCSKYLPHVKTFNIVDDSLIKNTIACGELTPDTSRRVVNYAGSAEDAGADFILFTCSSIGPAVEAAAMLTKVPVLRVDQPMADQAVQLGKRIGVIATLPTTLEPTSDLVKRRAAAAGKEIVLVSKLCEGAFEALMSGDAATHDKKVGDALKQLSTEVDVIVLAQASMARVVDTLSEAEKKVPILASPAIAIQHLATIL from the coding sequence ATGCCACAAAAAACATTAGGGTTGGTTCATACATCAGCAACATTAGTTCCGGTGTTTGCAGAATTGTGCAGCAAATATTTGCCGCATGTAAAAACTTTCAACATCGTAGATGATAGCTTGATAAAAAATACAATTGCATGTGGTGAGTTAACTCCAGACACATCAAGAAGGGTGGTGAACTATGCGGGCTCGGCAGAAGATGCAGGCGCAGATTTTATTTTATTCACCTGTTCATCGATCGGACCGGCAGTGGAAGCAGCAGCGATGTTGACCAAAGTACCTGTATTGCGGGTAGACCAGCCAATGGCAGACCAGGCAGTACAATTAGGAAAACGGATCGGCGTGATTGCAACATTACCGACAACATTGGAGCCAACAAGTGATTTGGTGAAACGCAGAGCCGCAGCAGCAGGAAAAGAAATTGTGCTAGTAAGTAAATTATGCGAAGGTGCATTTGAGGCATTGATGAGTGGCGATGCAGCGACACACGATAAAAAAGTAGGCGATGCATTAAAACAATTATCAACCGAAGTGGATGTGATTGTGTTGGCGCAGGCGAGCATGGCAAGAGTAGTCGACACATTGAGTGAAGCAGAGAAAAAAGTCCCGATACTCGCAAGCCCGGCAATTGCCATACAACATTTGGCCACCATATTATAA